In Xanthomonas campestris pv. phormiicola, the DNA window GGAAAACAGCTGCACGCTGACCGTGTCGCCGAACGAGCTGGACAACTCCTTGCGCACCTGCTGCAGCGCCTGCGCCTGCTGGCCGCGGCCGAGTTTGTCGGCCTTGGTCAGCAGCGCATGCGCCGGCAGTCCGCGCTGCACCGCGTAACCGAGCATCTGCCGGTCGTAGTCCTTCAGCGGGTGGCGGATGTCCATCACCACCACCAGGCCGCGCAGGGCCTCGCGGGTGCGGAAATACTTGTCGATGAACGACTGCCAGTGCGCCTGCAGCTCCAGCGGCACCTTGGCGTAGCCATAGCCGGGCAGGTCCACCAGATAGCGCTCGGGCTGGATCTGGAAGAACACCAGCTGCTGGGTGCGGCCGGGGGTCTTGGACACGCGGGCCAGCGCGTTCTGCCGGGTGAGCGCGTTCAGCGCGCTGGATTTGCCGGCGTTGGAGCGGCCGGCGAAGGCCACCTCCCAGCCCCCGTCCTCCGGCAGCTGCCGGGGATTGTGGGCGGAAAGCAGGTAGTGGGCACGTTCGATGAGCAGCGACATGGCGCTAGGATCGCACGTCCGCCGCTCCGGGCGGGGTTCGTTGACCGGCAGGGCGCGGCGCGGGGATAATCGCGCGAGTGCGGTCGCCGGCCTGGCAGCCGCGGGTCGGGTCATACGGAGCTCCAGCTAATGCGCCACGCTCGCGTTCTTGCCTTTGCCGGTCTAGCAATTTCCATCGCCGCCGCGGTCGCGTTCGCGCAGACCTCGGTGGTTCCCGTTCCGGACAACGCGCCGGTGCGCACCGCGCCGCTGGAAGGCGACGTCGGCAAAGTCGCCTGGGGCGATGCCAAGGCCGGCCAGGCCAAGGCCGCCGCCTGCGCCGCCTGCCATGGCGCCGACGGCAACCCGGCGATCGCGATGTATCCGCGCATCGCCGGCCAGAGCGAACGCTACAGCGCGCGGCAGATGGCCTTGATCGCGCACGGCGAGCGCACCGCCGGCGCGGTGGCGGCGATGGTGCCG includes these proteins:
- the yihA gene encoding ribosome biogenesis GTP-binding protein YihA/YsxC; its protein translation is MSLLIERAHYLLSAHNPRQLPEDGGWEVAFAGRSNAGKSSALNALTRQNALARVSKTPGRTQQLVFFQIQPERYLVDLPGYGYAKVPLELQAHWQSFIDKYFRTREALRGLVVVMDIRHPLKDYDRQMLGYAVQRGLPAHALLTKADKLGRGQQAQALQQVRKELSSSFGDTVSVQLFSGETRQGVDEARAIVGGWLGLDTEPTATA